The genomic window CGCCTGTCCCGGCGCCTTGGGGTCACCGGCCAGCTCGGTCAGCGCCGCCCGCAGCGCCAGCGGGTAGTTCGGGTCCTGGGTGCTCGGGTAGGGGCTCTTCACCCGGTCCACGATCTCCTTCGGCAGCACGTCCCGGGCGGCCGCCCGCAGCAGGCTCTTCTCCCGGCCGTCGAAGGTCTTCATCGCCCACGGGGTGTTGAAGACGTAGCTCACCAGGCGGTGGTCGCAGAACGGCACCCGCACCTCCAGGCCGCTGGCCATGCTCATCCGGTCCTTGCGGTCCAGCAGGATCCGCACGAACCGGGTCAGGTGCAGGTGGCAGACCTCGCGCATCCGTCGCTCGTGCGGATCGGCCGCGGGCAGGTGCGGCACCTCGGCGAGCGCGGTCGCGTAGCTGTCGGCCACGTAGGCCGCCAGGTCCAGCCGGGCGATCAGGTCCGGGTCGAGCAGGCTCTCGCGCGCGGCGGTGCCGCGCCCGCCGAGCCGGCGGGCCACCCCGGCCGCGTGCCAGGGGAAGGTGTCGCCGTACACCGCCTCCCGCTCGTGGAACCACGGGTAGCCGCCGAACACCTCGTCCGCAGACTCACCGGACAGCGCCACCGTGGAGTGCCGGCGGATCGCCCGGAAGAGCAGGTAGAGCGAGGTGTCCATGTCGCCGAAGCCGGTCGGCAGGTCGCTCGCGCGCAGCACCGCGGCCCGGTGCGCGGGGTCGATCAGCGCGGCGGCGTCCAGCACGATGTCACTGTGGTCGGCCTGCACGTGCCGGGCCAGCAGGTGCGCGAAGGGGGTGTCGGGGGTGGCCCGCAGGTCGTCCGGCAGGAAGTTCTCCGCCTGCCCCGTGAAGTCCACCGAGAACGAGCGCACCGGCCCCGCACCGGTGTCCGCCAGGCCGCGCGCGGCCAGCGCCGTGATGGTGCTGGAGTCCAGGCCGCCGGAGAGCAGCGAGCAGAGCGGCACGTCCGAGATCAGCTGGCGGCGCACGATGTCGTCCAGCAGGTCGCGCACGGTGGCGATGGTGGTGGGCAGGTCGTCGGTGTGCTCCCGGGCCTCCAGCGCCCAGTACTGACGGTCGCTCAGGCCCTCGCGGCGGATCCGCAGGACGTGG from Kitasatospora sp. NBC_01250 includes these protein-coding regions:
- the asnB gene encoding asparagine synthase (glutamine-hydrolyzing); this translates as MCGIAGWVAFDQDLTEQREVLAAMTGTMACRGPDAGGVQLTAHAALGHRRLAVIDIEGGAQPMTVEREGRLLASLTYSGEVYNHVELRAELESHGHRFRTRSDTEVVLQAYLRWGPGFVERLNGMFAFALWDARTEELLLVRDRMGVKPLYYYRTDDGVLFGSEPKAILAHPWVEPVVGLDGLREVLAMVKTPGQAIYRGMAEVRPGHVLRIRREGLSDRQYWALEAREHTDDLPTTIATVRDLLDDIVRRQLISDVPLCSLLSGGLDSSTITALAARGLADTGAGPVRSFSVDFTGQAENFLPDDLRATPDTPFAHLLARHVQADHSDIVLDAAALIDPAHRAAVLRASDLPTGFGDMDTSLYLLFRAIRRHSTVALSGESADEVFGGYPWFHEREAVYGDTFPWHAAGVARRLGGRGTAARESLLDPDLIARLDLAAYVADSYATALAEVPHLPAADPHERRMREVCHLHLTRFVRILLDRKDRMSMASGLEVRVPFCDHRLVSYVFNTPWAMKTFDGREKSLLRAAARDVLPKEIVDRVKSPYPSTQDPNYPLALRAALTELAGDPKAPGQALADPAAVAAALSPERDPQAARPATEVLLTLDGWLRAYPVSLRL